TTGACCGGCTTTATCCTGGCCCTGTCCCGCGCGATCGGAGAGACGGCGCCGTTGATCGTCGTCGGGGCCGTTACCTTTATTGCCTTTATCCCCAGCTCGCCGCTGGATCAGTTTACGGTCCTGCCCATCCAGATTTACAGCTGGACATCGAAGCCGCAGGATGAATTCCGCGCCATCGCCGCTGCGGGCATCATCGTCCTGTTGATTGTGCTGTTTACCCTGAATGCGACGGCCGTCTATTTGCGCAATAAATTCCAGAAACGTTACTAATATTGGCGAAGAACGAATTCGTTGATCACTTCGAAGTGTGAATAAAGAGAGGGGTCTGGCCACCGTGAGTATCATCGAGGTACGCGATCTGAACCTGTTTTATGGTGAACATCAAGCGCTGCATCATATTCATATGGATATCGACGCCAACAGCATTACCGCTTTCATCGGGCCATCCGGCTGCGGAAAATCCACGTTTTTGCGCACGCTGAACCGCATGAATGACATGATTCAGGGCGTGCGGATCGAAGGAAGCGTCAAAGTGGTCGGGGAAGACATCTACCAGACCAAGGTAGATGTGGAGATCCTGCGCAAAAATATCGGGATGGTTTTCCAGCAGCCCAATCCGTTTCCGAAAAGCATATATGAAAATATTACATTTGGTCCGAAGCTTCATGGAATCACCGACCGCCAGAAGCTGGACGAAATCGTCGAGAGCAGCCTGAAGGCGGCAGCGTTGTGGGAGGAAGTGAAGGACGTGCTGAAAAAGCCGGCCTACGGTTTGTCCGGCGGCCAGCAGCAGCGTCTGTGCATCGCCCGCGCCCTCGCCGTCAATCCGCAAATTTTGCTGATGGACGAACCGACTTCGGCGCTGGACCCGATTTCCACCGCAAAAATCGAGGAGTTGCTGGCTGAGCTGAAAGAGACGTACACCATCGTCATCGTCACGCACAATATGCAGCAGGCGGCCCGCATCTCCGATAAAACCGCATTTTTCCTCAACGGCGAGCTGGTCGAATTCGACTCCACGCCGGTGATTTTCCAAAACCCTTGCGACAAGCGGACCGAAGATTACATCACGGGACGATTTGGTTGATCGGGGAGACGCGCAAGAGAGAAGAGCGACGAAGAGCCGTCGCTCTTTTTTGCGGTTCGGAAAACGGGGGAAGGCGCACGTGGATCTGGCGAAATCCAGCTTTTTATGACAGAAAGCTGGTTTTTTTTGATGAAGGCATGGCCAACCGTCCCTCCAGCGAGGCATAACATTTGCTCCCGAAGGAAAAAATAGGAACGCGATATACCAAAGGATGGATTCCCAGGAGGAGATGGCGATGTGGCAAGGATGGCCCCTGGAGAGGGTCTTGCTGCTTTTTGTAGGGCTGGCGTTCGCCCTGATTTTTGTACAGGTCACGATGTTTCACTCAAGGCAAAATTTTCGTCATTGGGCGATGTGGGTGCCCGTGATTGAAACCCCGATTTTTGCGTTGGCGGCTATCGTTTTGGCGTTCTACCACGCGGGCTGGCTGCGCATCTTGTTTGCTCTGTTCATGTGGCTGGGCATCGTTGGCGGCCTGTATGGCGGCTATCTGCATACGGCCGGTGTCGGGC
This sequence is a window from Brevibacillus composti. Protein-coding genes within it:
- the pstB gene encoding phosphate ABC transporter ATP-binding protein PstB codes for the protein MSIIEVRDLNLFYGEHQALHHIHMDIDANSITAFIGPSGCGKSTFLRTLNRMNDMIQGVRIEGSVKVVGEDIYQTKVDVEILRKNIGMVFQQPNPFPKSIYENITFGPKLHGITDRQKLDEIVESSLKAAALWEEVKDVLKKPAYGLSGGQQQRLCIARALAVNPQILLMDEPTSALDPISTAKIEELLAELKETYTIVIVTHNMQQAARISDKTAFFLNGELVEFDSTPVIFQNPCDKRTEDYITGRFG